The Helicobacter sp. 11S03491-1 DNA segment CAATTACTATACATTTCCCTGCATCACCAAAGCTTTTACCACCAAGCATTTGTGTCGCAGTTTCTATAGCTTCTTGCTGATTTTGGGCAATTATCACGCCTTTACCCGCGCATAAACCATCAGCTTTAATAACAATTGGAGGAGTCAATTTGTAAATAAAATCTATGGCTTGGGCGATATTAGATGTTTGCAAATAAGTAGCTGTAGGTATTTTGAAGCGGGAAACAAAATCTTTCATAAAAGCCTTAGAACCTTCTAATTGAGAGGCTTTTTTACTGGGACCAAAGACTTTAATTCCAGCTTCTCTAAGTGCATCGCTCATACCTTCTACAAGTGGGGTTTCAGGACCTATAATAACTAAATTAATATTTTTTTCTTGGATGAATAAAATTAATTCTTGAGTAGTTTTATAGAAAATATTTTCTCCTATTATTTGTGTCGCTCCATTGCCCGGACAAAAATAAATCTTTTTTATGCGAGAGTCTTCAAGAAATTTTCTACCCATGGAATATTCTCTACCACCGCTACCTATAATTAATATTTTTTCTTCCATTATATTTTTCCATTGCCAATGCTTTTAGTTTCACCCGAATGACCGTTATACTTTTGTGCGCAGCCTAACAAAGCCACAAATAAGCCAAGAGAATCTTATTAGGCGGCAGATTCTCACTCTCTAAAAGTTGCAAACGAAAATACCGAACACACAAAGATTGCTACTGTTGACCTTAAAAATACTTATTTAACAGACTCGCCAAATTTTGAGAAACACGAATCATTCAGGCTTCTAATTATAATCAATACAGCTTTAAAATACCATATATTTTGTCAATAAATCACTCGAACCAAATACAAACCATTTGGACTAACAGGCAAGTTAATACATTGTTTTTTGCCATTGAGTTGCAAAATAATATCTTCTTGCGTAATTTCTCCTCTGCAATAAGCTAAAACGCAAGCGATCATAAGCCGCACTTGTGCCCTCAAAAACCCATCAGCCTCAATATAAATCACATTATATTTTTGAGAAAAAATCTTATGCTCATAAAATCTGGCTACAAATATTTCTCTTATATCACTTTTTGTTGGACTCCCTTGTTTTTTAAAATAACAAAAACAATGTTTTCCCAAAAAAAGATTTAATGCCTTTTGCATACGCTCTTTATCCCCATAATTTTCATTTGAAATATATTTAGAAATAAAAGGATTATGAAATTTATTGTCAAAAATATAGCGATAACCCCTTCTTTTGGCATCAAATCTAGGATGAAAAGAAAAATCAACTTGTTTGAGATTTTTAATAAAAATATGAGGATAAAGTTTATGGTTGAGTAAAAATTTTATTTTATCAATTTCCATAGCCCCATTTACACAAAAACTAATTATCTGCCCGCTGGCATGGACACCCTTATCCGTTCGCCCGGCTCCTAAAATCTCATCATTAATCCCCATACTCCTCAAGGCAAACTCAATACGTTCACAAACACTACTGATATGCTTATTTCTTTGCCTGGCAAATCCGCTAAAAGCACTTCCATCATAAGCAATTTTTGCTACAAGTTTTTTCATCAATAAAATTTCAAAACAAATCTTCTATACAGCCAATAAGAACCTATTAACCATAATATAGGCAAAAAAATTAAACCCCAAAATGGAATATTTTGACTTGTTATATGCATAATTAAAAAATAAATTCCCACACTTAAAAGTATATATACATAAGACATATTTTTATGAAATCTGGGATTGGCTATTCCAAATAAAGGAATTAAAAATATACTTACTAAAGGAAAAACTGATGTCATGATTGCTTGAGAAAATCTTCTTGCTTGGGAAGTGTCTCCTTTGAAGGCGCTTTTCCAATAACTAATAAGATCATAAGAGTTGAGCTTCAGGGCGCCTGCTTCATTCTTGAGGATCATTTGTTTAAAATCAATTTTTTTAATTTCACTATTTTGAGCAAAATAAGCATCCCCATTATGCAAAGTCAATTCAAAAACACCTCCATTATTATCCACTTCTCCACTATCAGCAACAATAAAACTTTCTTGAGAAAGCCCATCACTAGAAAAGAGCACGAGTTGATTGTAATGATTAGAATGGGCCTTATTAACATACACAAGCCAATCTCCAAGTTTTTGTCCAAATTCTCCGGGTCTAATATTGATATCTACTTTATTTTTTTTCTCTGCTATAAAATCAGAATAAGCACTTTTTGATAATGGGATCATCGCGAGTGAAAACATCAACAATACGACACTCACCAGCAAACTAATAGGAATAAATATTTTTAGAATTTTTTTAGGAGAAATTCCTAAAGAAAAAAATACTAACAATTCATAATCATATGAAAGTCTTGAAAGTCCCAAAACACAAGCAGCAAAAAAAGTGATTGGGATAATAAAAAATACTGTTCCGGGCAAAGAATATAAAAATAGTTGCCCCAAATCTAAAACATTCATTTTCACAACCAGAGTAACTCCGGCTATGCTGATAAGCAAAACAACAGAAGCTATAAAGAATAATACAAGAAAAAATGGAAAAAAGATTTGTGAAACAGCTAAAAAAATATATTTTTTAATCATAAAATAATCCCCATGACAAAACAAAAGAATAAACCAATAAACATAAAGGTTATGAGTGGGATTTTTAAAATATTTTTACCCAAAATTTTAAAAAATAACACAAGGATACTTGCAAAAACGCAACCCCAAAAAATCGCTATAAGGCTGTTATATATCCCAAATAACAATCCGCTTGAAGCGCCAAAAACAATATCACCCTCTCCTAAAATTTCCTTTTTATAAATCATATCACCAAATATTCTCAATATCGCAAATAACCCCGCCAGACCCAAACCTTCAAAAAACATATCAAACAATAAGATATTTTCACCACCAAAATAAATGCATCCTAAAACAATACAAAATAACAAAGCAAAATTCATCCAATCAGGCACTCCAAGTATTTTATAATCTATAAAAGCTAATAAAAACATCAAAGTGAGAACAACCATAAGCCAAATTTCAAAAATACCCTTATAAAAATAAGCAATACCAAAGCCAAAAAACATCAAAATGATCAAAATACTGATATTTGAAATTCTTTTTGTAAAAACGTTTAAACAATATCTTGTATTTAGATATTTACTCATTTCAAAAAGTATCCACCCCAATAGACCTAGCCCTAATCCATCAATACCAACATGACCGGGAGAAATCAAGAAATATAAAAAATGATTTTTGCCAAAAACAAACAAATCATAACTCATTATCGCATCACACCATCCACTACAGGGACAAATAAACATTTTTCAAGAATTTCGGGAGAACTTAACTTGTTATTGATTTTTCGATAACGAGCAATAACCTGTGTATTGCCATTTATAATTGGAGCTACTAACACACCTTTTTCTTCCAGTTGCTCCACAACTGCCTCTGGGATTGTCTCTACACAAGCAGAAAATAATATTCTATCATAAGGAGCAAAAACTGACCATCCTTTTTGTCCATCATCTAATTTGGTATGGATATTACTTATCCCTATTTTTCGGATTCTCTCTTGTGCTTCCAAAAAAATCTTTTCAATACGTTCTATAGAAAATACTCTTCGAAACAATCCTGAAAGC contains these protein-coding regions:
- the truA gene encoding tRNA pseudouridine(38-40) synthase TruA produces the protein MKKLVAKIAYDGSAFSGFARQRNKHISSVCERIEFALRSMGINDEILGAGRTDKGVHASGQIISFCVNGAMEIDKIKFLLNHKLYPHIFIKNLKQVDFSFHPRFDAKRRGYRYIFDNKFHNPFISKYISNENYGDKERMQKALNLFLGKHCFCYFKKQGSPTKSDIREIFVARFYEHKIFSQKYNVIYIEADGFLRAQVRLMIACVLAYCRGEITQEDIILQLNGKKQCINLPVSPNGLYLVRVIY
- a CDS encoding LptF/LptG family permease, translating into MIKKYIFLAVSQIFFPFFLVLFFIASVVLLISIAGVTLVVKMNVLDLGQLFLYSLPGTVFFIIPITFFAACVLGLSRLSYDYELLVFFSLGISPKKILKIFIPISLLVSVVLLMFSLAMIPLSKSAYSDFIAEKKNKVDINIRPGEFGQKLGDWLVYVNKAHSNHYNQLVLFSSDGLSQESFIVADSGEVDNNGGVFELTLHNGDAYFAQNSEIKKIDFKQMILKNEAGALKLNSYDLISYWKSAFKGDTSQARRFSQAIMTSVFPLVSIFLIPLFGIANPRFHKNMSYVYILLSVGIYFLIMHITSQNIPFWGLIFLPILWLIGSYWLYRRFVLKFY
- a CDS encoding prepilin peptidase; this encodes MSYDLFVFGKNHFLYFLISPGHVGIDGLGLGLLGWILFEMSKYLNTRYCLNVFTKRISNISILIILMFFGFGIAYFYKGIFEIWLMVVLTLMFLLAFIDYKILGVPDWMNFALLFCIVLGCIYFGGENILLFDMFFEGLGLAGLFAILRIFGDMIYKKEILGEGDIVFGASSGLLFGIYNSLIAIFWGCVFASILVLFFKILGKNILKIPLITFMFIGLFFCFVMGIIL
- a CDS encoding protein-L-isoaspartate(D-aspartate) O-methyltransferase produces the protein MFKLKNHLMCDEIAKQFQLEPSIREAITSVNREFFVPATLKHWAYHIDALPIGMSQWISSPLTVAKMTQYLLPQGGDSVLEIGCGSGYQAAVLSGLFRRVFSIERIEKIFLEAQERIRKIGISNIHTKLDDGQKGWSVFAPYDRILFSACVETIPEAVVEQLEEKGVLVAPIINGNTQVIARYRKINNKLSSPEILEKCLFVPVVDGVMR